gcacacacaaacacacacacacacattcctctccAGTCCTCATGGCTCCTCCCTGGGGGGTCACAGTGGCAAAGAGGGGGGGAATTTCACGGTTGACCTTCTCCTCACGCCTTCGTGAGCCCCTTCACCCCCGTGTTGATTCTCTTGACCTAGTTGGCCATCCAGGAGCAAGCCACTTATATTACCCACATCTCTCCTCTCAGCACCATCTCacatctgtctgtcttctgctgtcGGACTCATCACATAATTGTGATTCTGGGTGTCGATTATTTTCAGATGAAGAGTTAATCCATTTTTAGCAACCCTTGCCATGTTGGTGATCCTGTCTTAGTTTGGTGCATTTACAAAACCTCTATCAAGTATCTCACATTATTCAGCAATTAATGGGTCACATCTTCTTTGAACGACCTGTGCTGTTGTGTTCTGTGCTAAGCTGTTGTGTTCTGTGCTAGGCTGTTGTGTTCTATGCCAGGCTGTTGTGTTCTGTGCCAGGCTGTTGTGTTCTGTGCTAGGCTGTTGTGTTCTGTGCTAAGCTGTTGTGTTCTGTGCTAGGCTGTTGGGTTCTGTACTatctgttgtgttctgtgctaGGCTGTTGTGTTTGTGCTAGGCGTTGTGCTTCTGTGCTAGCCTGTTGTGTTTCTGTGCTTACAGGCTTGTGTTCTATGCaggctgttttgtgtttctgtcctAGGCTGTTGTGTTCTGTGCTAGGCTGTTGTGTTCTGTGCTAGGCTGTTGTGTTCTGTGCCAGGCTGTTGTGTTCTGTGCTAGGCTGTTGTGTTCTGTGCTAGGCTGTTGTGTTCTGTGCTAGGCTGTTGTGTTCTGTGCTAGGCTGTTGTGTTCTGTGCTACACTGTTGTGTTCTGTGCTAGACAGGTGTGTTCTGTGCTAGGCTGTGTTCTGCAGTGTTGTGTATAGCTGCTGTGCTTCCCCTGTGCTCTGGGGTTTTCCCCCTCAGGGAAGGAGACTGGCACTGTCAGATTTCCCTCTCCCAGAATGAGCGCCTAAGTACTTCTGTCTTGCACCGCAATTTAACGCCAGGCCTGCTGCTGGTatccagtgagtgtacaaaacattaggaacaccggctcgttccatgacatagactgaccaggtgaatccaggtgaaagctatgatcccttattgatgtcacttgttaaatccacttcaatcagtgtagatgaaggggaagaggcaGGTTAaattgacaattgagacatggattgtgtatgtgtgccattcatagggtgaatgggcaagacaaaagatttgagcacctttgaacggggtatggaagtaggtgtcaggcgcatcggtttgagtgtgttcagaactgcaacactgctgggttttccagcctcaacagtttcccgtaggaatcaagaatggtccaccacccaaaggacatccagccaacttgacacaactgtgggtagcattggagtcaacatgggccagtatccctgtggaacgctttcaacaccttgtagtccataccctgatgaattgaggctgttctgagggcaaacgggggtgcaactcaacCCACCAGTTAATGTAAACCATTTTCTGCTCAGATGATTCCAAACAAAGACATGCATGTGAGGAAAGAGGGGGTAGGGCTGCAAGAGAGTCTGTTGTCTGTTTAGTAAACAGTCGAAAAGATGATGGGAGCACCAACTGTAAAGTAGAGGaacaggggaagaggaggagagggaacaaGAGAAGTGGGCATGACACAGGGTCAGCGGAGACCTATGTGGAAAGTGTTTACTGTAAATTGTATTCAGGAAGGGACATGGACTGCCTACCTGCCACCACTACTCACTAGGTCAAATCACAGAGTTAGACAAGGGGACAACAGCACCCTGGCAATGAACACACCACAccaggactggactggactggactggttgtgtgtgtgtgtgtgtgtgtgtgtgtgtgtgtgtgtgtgtgtgtgtgtgtgtgtgtgtgtgtgtgtgtgtgtgtgtgtgtgtgtgtgtgtgtgtgtgtgtgtgtgtgtgtgtgtgtggtggtgtgtgtgtggtgtgttgtgtggtgtgtgtgtgtgtgtgtgtgtgtgatttatgtgaaaaagtgtgtgtgtttgggggcaTACCTTTCCATctgttgagagagaagagagagagagaagaagagagagaaaagagagaaagagagagagtgagagaaataacACCCCTGCATTGGTCCTTGGTCCTCAGTGTGAGCCCATATGGTCACCAACACCCCACTCACTGACGTCAACGTATGACTGGGGTCTCCAAGTCTGCGTTTTTCACCATTTCAGAGCTCCAAGGTCAAAGACAAAAACAGAGGGGTTCCTAAAATCAAACACGGTGACAACCCCATCTGACCCAGAGCTTCACCCGAGCCCCGTTGTTTAATTTGAACCCTAATAACTCTTCAAATTAAAAGGCTatcctattattattttttctctcctcccctttaaaAGGCCTGGGTTTCAAAGTGCTAATAAAATAAACTGGAGGGCCCCATTTCTTTATTTGTTTGTGTGAAGGGTGTGTGGGAGAGTGAGGGCGGGGACTGAGGTTTTAGGTTCAGAGAGGGGGGGTAAAAGGGACAGAGGTCACTGAGAACAAAAGAGCAGAGGACTCGAGAGGTCAAACACCCTGGTGTCCAAACTCCCTGAGCTGGCGTTGTTGCAGGCCAGTGGCCCCGCTTGTATAATCGCCGGGTACGTTTTGTCCGAGAGTGTAGGATAGAATATATCACGGGCGCCCGACAGATGAACAATAGATCACATTTTGTCGGAGCCCCGAGTCAAGCGTTCTGGCTCTTTTCAGCTTGACCGTACATCTGAAGCGATGAAGATTAACCCTCTATTCACTTGCCTTGCGTTGGGATGCCCTACGCCCGGCCAAACAATCTCTCCCATGGGTTTTTATAGGACACTACTACCACTAGCAATGCACACCAGGTGCCTTTTCTCAGCAATTCAGCAGGTTGGGATAGAATGGGGGGCATTCATGAGAGTTTACCGCAACGTTAGGTTTGGGTGACCCGACCGTGACCACTTGTTTTTCCAACAGGAAAAAGAGGCCCCATAGCACTGTGTGGAATAGCTACTGTTTGCTCTTAAATACTTCCTCAACATCCTGAGAATGAAGCATTCATCTATTCAGTATCTGCGCATGGTCTGATCATTTCCTATAGAAAGGGAATGAATTATGAGTTGAAGTTACATTTATGAGTAACCATCCATGTCAGTGCATTTTGGTCCAACAAACTAAACCAGAAAGAGACCATAAGGAAGAGAGAGTTGATGCCAAAGCAGGCGCCGCACCCTACAGCCATAGGCTCATGTACTCTGTCAGCTGTCACTCAAAATACTAAAAGATTCCYAACATTTATGTTTGAATAACTTACAACCTCTGACTAAAAACATGAACATTAAGTAATACTCAGGGGGCAAAGCAATAACATCACATGGTAATATGATAATAGCTTCAGGCTGTGCATTAAACATAAATAGGCTCTGTCAGCTCTCTGGGGGGCTCAGCATTGGTATTCCTCTATAAGAAGCGGAGCATGGAGCTCATTTGAATGGCAGGGCTGGTTGAGAAAAAGTTAAGGGAAGGTTGGAGGACAAAGTGCAGCCAGGCTACGTTAGGTGGTCTACAGAGGATTGAGATGAGGGCCAGCTAAAAAGTTGAGAGAGAGTTGAGGAAAAGTTAAGAGTGGATTGGAGGTTGAGGGAAGGGTTGAGAAAGGTTAGAAGAAGGCTGCGAGAAAAAAAAAGTTCAGAGAGGATGAGCAAGGCGGGTGGAAGTGGATTCAGAGGGGGTGCTTTGAAACAGTTGAGAGACAAGGTTGAGGGAAAGTTGAGAAAAGTTTGAAAATAGTAGGACATCGAGAGAAACTACGGGTGGGGGTCGAGAGCAGATCGAGAGCGGATTGATAGGGGGTCCTAAACTAAAAACAGTTGAAGGGCGATTAGAAGAAGAGGGAAGGTTGAGAAAGGAACGAGAACAGGTTAAAAGACACATCATAGATCAACAAAAGATCAGAGGTTGCTCAAACGCTGACAGGGGGCTGAGAAAGAGARAGCTTGAGAGAGGCAGSagggaggacagagagagacgaggttGAAAGAGGGAGTCTTATCTGTGTCCCATCTGTCTTGACATGTACACTCCTCTAGTTGAAGCCCTGCAGGGGAGAGTGTAAGAGGCATGCATGTCAATTACTGAGTGTGGATCCTCCAGAGGGCTTAGGGGTAAGGCCTGTGCACTCTGGCCCAAAACCAGCCTTAACCAGCCCCAGCCTCAACTCTGATGTCATGGTTTTCCACTGTCATGTGAGTCAGCGAACCATGCACACCAAAAGTCGTCATCACACAAAGGCAGATACTCTGCGTGGCACATGCAAAATGTTACTCgatttcattatttttttgtgtttggcGATTGAGTAGATATTTTTACACAACGGAACATTTTGTCTTCTTTGGttgaaaagggggaaaaaaactatcgATATGACCTGCTTATTTTATGACTGGAGTTTGTGAAGAGGTCAAACGTTCTTGCACCCAGAATAAAATAAGTGAAAATGTAAAAGGGCAAAGGTAGAARAATGCTTCTCATCTAATGACATGATTGACAAATGTGCRGAGGAAAAKGTGYAAAAGKGATTACGTGTGATKGATTGTTTGAGATTGTTTAACTCMTCTCCCATGAAGACTGAAATATGCTTAGCCTCATTCTTAGTCTCAAATCACAACCCTTATCAGTATGACTATTTACTGACCATTATGAAGTTGAGATCCAAGATGTTTCTCATTAAGAAACCCTCCAAGATGTTTTGCTTGACTTGGTTGTACTGCACACCTGGGAGATCTGCCTTAATAAATACCTGATGTGTAGYGCCAGTTAATTCCCCTATAAAATAACTCCCTTCCTTCTTCCTGTGAGCACGGCTGGTGTTTATCAAACGAGGTAACGTCCTGTCATGTGACCCTGGTTTCTCCCAGAGCCCACCTGTGTGGACTTTTCTCTTAATCCCTGTAGCCCCTTTCTCTGCTTTGAATGCTTAGACTACTGAGTGTAACTAATTCTCCCACACAAGGATATTGTCTTCCACTATCTCTTTCTTTGTCCTTTTCTTTCAAGCCGCCCATTCACTGAATTCATTAGTAGGCAGTGtgctgcgagagagagaaaaaccttCCAATTAAAGGACTTACTGGGCTTTTATAATAGGCTATTACTGTCATCTTAAATCCAACACTTGTTTTTTCTCACATTGTGAAACCAGATAATGATTATTTATCAGATCAGTGTGAACTTTTAAAACCTTTTCTGAAGTTTCTAACTTGTAATTAGTGTTTTGAATGTGATGTATTCCCTATTTKGACCTACGAGTGTACTGTGAAGACATGCCAAAGTATGTTTTTAATGCAAAATAAGATAATAAAGCTAGTACAAATCATCCCATACAATAGTCATGGGTCTTTGTAACATTTCCTACAATGATTAATAGTTTTTAATGTGTAACACCCCCAGCTTTATCATTCAAAACATGTAAAGTTAACAAGTGTTGTTACTAGTGGGGTTTAATTAAATGTGTTTAACAGGCTATTTTCCCTCCACACACATGCTGCACAGACACTGCAGCTGACCAGGAGGGCTGTGGAGGGAGATAGTCCCCAGGGACGGTCAAGCAGGCCCCRGCAGGGCCTTTTCTCAGAGTAGACACCCATTtggtgcctccctccctccctcctctcctcgagCCCCCCTGACCGCCAACCTGGAGGGGTCAGCTGTGCAAAAGGAGCCCTGGTCCAGAGCCGGGAGCGTAAATCAGGGGCCATCGCGGGAACCCTGCCTTGCCCAGGGTCCCAGCCCGGCCTGGCACCATCACTCCTGGCTCTGACGTAGAGCAGGCTACCACTGAGGTGGGTTCCCACTGACCCAGACCGGGACACGTGGGCAACCCGGACCCCCTGAATGATCCATCATCACCAGGGACCAGCCAGAGGGAAAGCAGCCTATCTACCAGGTTTGGCTttcatttgttttagtttttaatatttaatttcCATTCAGTTCATGAATTGAAGATACCACATATGTCaacattatttatacttttaattaatacatttcaacGTATTACCAATTGGAAAGCAATTGACCCCAGCCCATGCTACCTATACACCATCAGAATTGTCTGATTGAGTTGTGTACTAGCAGTTCAATAAACTCTGACAAACTCTAATCTCATAAAAACTTATGATGGATATCAGCCAATCAACTTTGTCATTTTTGTTGCAACAGCACTATGCTATGCTAGCTTAAAATGGTTGACGTGTCCTCCTCGCCACTCCCTCATAACAGCACCTGGAATTGTGACAGGTAAATCTAATTTGCAGAGACAAGTCTTTGCTTCCCGAGGCAGTAGACTTTATTGCAATTGCCTTCACCCTTCGCTTTTTGCCCGTGTAGTAGTTTACGTCTCCCCCTGAGGCCTGACTCTAATAGACAGGGTCATAAAATGGTTGTGTTACTGTTTTCCTTTTTCAAACCAGTGACACCAGTTGTTCACCTTCCTCACAGGGCCTTTTGTAAGGCCTGACAGGTCGTCTATTCCAGACAGGGACATTTGTAGAAGTCAACCTTGAGTCGTCTCCACATTCAATAAGGAGCTTTCAGCACTTAAAAAATTCATGGGAAAAATGGCCGCTTGGATGGTTGTTTTGATTTAGTTGCATATTTTAAAGTTATCCTGTTTGTTGATGTACTGAAATATTTCAATAAAACCTCCTAAAACATTCAAATGTTTACTAATTTATCGGAAAAACAACACATTGGGAAAAGACGTtcgttcactgtttgtttgggcTATCACCAACAATGTTTTTCGTGCCATTACTCTTACATGTTTTTGTAATAACAGATATTTTGACAGGTCCTGGGGTTGAAGGTAGGACAAGAGGACCTTCACGTTGACACATACAGCCGAGACAGAAATAGAAACACACGGCCATGATGGGGTTAGGACATGTCATTCTGAGAACCACCAACATCTTTCACCCTGTCTTCTGGCCCTAAGCCATCCACAATAATTAGAAAAGACAGGCTAATAAGTCAAATTGATAACGAAGTAAGTGAACTGTGATACACCCTGTATGTGAGTTAAGACAATCGAGTTTGACCACCTCTATTAACAAACACTTTATATTACACAAATTGAGTGATTATCCCCTGTTGCTATAACATTGACATTTTGGTATGGTGagaaatgaaataaaaagtatTGGATTTAATAATTACCGTATTGAAGAATTGATGAAAGGCAGTGTCATAGGGAAATAATGAAGCCATGTGTCATCATTCTGTCAACGCTGTACTTCACATCAACAGAACATTTGCACATACTGCCCTCATGTGGTACCACTAGTACTACATTTAGTGTTCCGTTTCAAAATCAAAACGCAGCACGTTTTTAAACCTATATTGCAGATGTGTATTCAAAGGTAGcatgcaaaacaaaaacattacaagCAATATTTCatcaaatgtgtatttttattaaCAGACACCCAAGCCTTTTGGGGGGAAATAATGCTAATCACAAAACTGCCCCAATGCACCTTGAGAAAACATATTCTTTATTCTGTCTTGACTTCTTGTACTTCTGACCTCACATACAAGacattttattttcagacaaaaCAGACACACTCCATCACTTCATATCATATAGTTCTAGTGATGGCCACTAAATGCAAGAGTCTAATCTAAAACCCAACTCTTCTTGAATTAAACTGCCAAGAGACCGAAGTGATGCTGCTCATTTAGAAACAACCTCTCAAGCAGTAATGAAATCACACTAGTTTACAACAATGTTAATTGACACCCTCTTCAACTGCAGGCATATGGGGCgttcaggcttttgttccagaccTGATTAAACTTATCAAGGTATTGAACAGACAACACATTTTAATAGATGAGTTAGTGCTGGAACCAAAGCCTGCACTGGCTGTTACTCTCTAGAGCCAGGGTCGATGACTGCTGAGTTTTGCTGGTCAGTCCCGTCCAGCCTTGAGTTTCTCCTCCACCGTGTGGTCCCCCTTGGATCCTCCCATGCAGGGTGGGCTCTTGGCTATGCTGGGGTTGCTGCCCCACTGCAGGGGTGTCTTGGCCTGGATGGCCAGCGCGTGGACACAGGTCTTCAGCTCCTCGGCTAGGGTCTCGTTGACAAGGCGGTGGCGCTGTAGCAGGGAGAGGCCGTCGAAGCGTGGGCTTACCACCAGGACTCTGAAGTGGGACTCGGATCCAGGGGGCACGGCGTGCATGTGGCTCTCATTGTGGACTTCCAGGTGTTCTGGCTCCAACTGCTGGGTGAGCTTGGTCCGTATGGCCCCCTCCACGGGCCGGTTGGGATCAGGAGCCATGTGGGGTCTGAAGTGGGCTAAGGGCCTGGTGAAGGCGAGGGTGGTGGAGATTGGACAGGCACAGCGGAGAATACTGGGCAGCATTCAGTAGATTGGGGAAGGCGACGACTGTAGAAAGCCTGAAATGAAGAAGTGGTCTCTCTTCAGGTTCAGAAGttacaatcttagaaaaaaaaggtgctatctagaacccaaaagggttatttggctgtcccgtctgtggaaagggttctacatggaaccaaaaagggcactacctggaaccgaaaagggttatcctatggggaaagcagaataacccttttggaaccatttttttcTAACTGTAGCTTGCATCCAGTAGCTCGCTATCTGCTGTTAAGCTAGCTATTTTACAGCACTCTGCTTtacatagctacagtatctgtTAGTTATAGCTACAATACCTATGTTCTTTAGATACATGAAAATGCAATGCTGCGCAACGGCGTTTGCTAATTTCTTTCACAACATACTAtaactagctacgttagctagctaacgttatcaaactggctagctagcttcttGCAGTAATCACAGCAATATTGACTGCATTTCGTAGCCTCGAATAGTACCTTAGCTAGTTTGGGTTGTTATTAATAAATGATCAAAGCTGTAATAACCCAAAGTGAGTTGTAATACATGTATTAGCTACCTACCTTTTCACAGTGTCCTCAGTTTTCCAACGTACACAGGAAGTGCTGCCTGCTTTGGACTGTCTGGGACTTGTAGTCTTGTAGTCTTTGTTTGAATTGTAGTCTTTGTAGACGGCCTGGGACTCATATTTCAGCAGTAAATTGTAGTCTTTGTAGGCTAGTAMATCTAGTACTGGTGGAGGTTTGTTGCTAAGTAATTTTTTTTCAAAATGAACTATCATGCCTGTTggtgaaattacgttgaaccaacgtggaataagACGTTggattgacatctgtgcccagtgggatgctgTTCCGGCCCCCAATTCACCGAAGTCAAGAAATCCATTATATCATTGATGATCAATTCGGTAAATTAAATAATTACAAGGGTTTCATCATTAGGACagtagtttatttttctttgcTATCCATTGCAGTTCTGAAATCCGAGGTTGATGCAACTTCATGCCATATTCTCTCCCGAGTACCGTCGCACCTACTTCATgatgatggctgtgtggtttcTATGTCGTTCAGGTAAGTCAAGCTTCCAAAACTGTTTTCACATAACATACAGCCAAAGCCAGATCGCAATGAATGAATTACTGGTATATAAAACTAACTGATTTCTTTGTAAGATTTTTAAATATTTGTGTACTATATGTATTCAGAGCATTCTGCTGCACTGTTGGGCTAGTaaataaagcatttactgcacctgctataacacactgcaaatctgtgtatgcgaccaatacattttgattagaGGTTTCTGACTCAAGGAGAATGTAGTTTTACATTATGATAGGATGATGTAGTTAGTGTCCTATCCTTCTAAGTGGTTATGTTAAGTGTATCATCATGGATCCCTACGTCTTCTTAacatccatctccttctctccctcagttaCTACGGGCTGACGGTGTGGTTCCCTTGACATGTGATCAAGTACCTCCAGAAGCAGGAGTACTCCTGCGCACTAAGTCTTCATCAAGGAGAAGGTGGAGCACGTACCTTCAACTTCACCTGGAGAACAGGTGCACCGCAACGAGAGTACTTCAACAACAAGTAGGNNNNNNNNNNNNNNNNNNNNNNNNNNNNNNNNNNNNNNNNNNNNNNNNNNNNNNNNNNNNNNNNNNNNNNNNNNNNNNNNNNNNNNNNNNNNNNNNNNNNNNNNNNNNNNNNNNNNNNNNNNNNNNNNNNNNNNNNNNNNNNNNNNNNNNNNNNNNNNNNNNNNNNNNNNNNNNNNNNNNNNNNNNNNNNNNNNNNNNNNNNNNNNNNNNNNNNNNNNNNNNNNNNNNNNNNNNNNNNNNNNNNNNNNNNNNNNNNNNNNNNNNNNNNNNNNNNNNNNNNNNNNNNNNNNNNNNNNNNNNNNNNNNNNNNNNNNNNNNNNNNNNNNNNNNNNNNNNNNNNNNNNNNNNNNNNNNNNNNNNNNNNNNNNNNNNNNNNNNNNNNNNNNNNNNNNNNNNNNNNNNNNNNNNNNNNNNNNNNNNNNNNNNNNNNNNNNNNNNNNNNNNNNNNNNNNNNNNNNNNNNNNNNNNNNNNNNNNNNNNNNNNNNNNNNNNNNNNNNNNNNNNNNNNNNNNNNNNNNNNNNNNNNNNNNNNNNNNNNNNNNNNNNNNNNNNNNNNNNNNNNNNNNNNNNNNNNNNNNNNNNNNNNNNNNNNNNNNNNNNNNNNNNNNNNNNNNNNNNNNNNNNNNNNNNNNNNNNNNNNNNNNNNNNNNNNNNNNNNNNNNNNNNNNNNNNNNNNNNNNNNNNNNNNNNNNNNNNNNNNNNNNNNNNNNNNNNNNNNNNNNNNNNNNNNNNNNNNNNNNNNNNNNNNNNNNNNNNNNNNNNNNNNNNNNNNNNNNNNNNNNNNNNNNNNNNNNNNNNNNNNNNNNNNNNNNNNNNNNNNNNNNNNNNNNNNNNNNNNNNNNNNNNNNNNNNNNNNNNNNNNNNNNNNNNNNNNNNNNNNNNNNNNNNNNNNNNNNNNNNNNNNNNNNNNNNNNNNNNNNNNNNNNNNNNNNNNNNNNNNNNNNNNNNNNNNNNNNNNNNNNNNNNNNNNNNNNNNNNNNNNNNNNNNNNNNNNNNNNNNNNNNNNNNNNNNNNNNNNNNNNNNNNNNNNNNNNNNNNNNNNNNNNNNNNNNNNNNNNNNNNNNNNNNNNNNNNNNNNNNNNNNNNNNNNNNNNNNNNNNNNNNNNNNNNNNNNNNNNNNNNNNNNNNNNNNNNNNNNNNNNNNNNNNNNNNNNNNNNNNNNNNNNNNNNNNNNNNNNNNNNNNNNNNNNNNNNNNNNNNNNNNNNNNNNNNNNNNNNNNNNNNNNNNNNNNNNNNNNNNNNNNNNNNNNNNNNNNNNNNNNNNNNNNNNNNN
This region of Salvelinus sp. IW2-2015 linkage group LG6.1, ASM291031v2, whole genome shotgun sequence genomic DNA includes:
- the bola1 gene encoding bolA-like protein 1 produces the protein MLPSILRCACPISTTLAFTRPLAHFRPHMAPDPNRPVEGAIRTKLTQQLEPEHLEVHNESHMHAVPPGSESHFRVLVVSPRFDGLSLLQRHRLVNETLAEELKTCVHALAIQAKTPLQWGSNPSIAKSPPCMGGSKGDHTVEEKLKAGRD